In a genomic window of Deinococcus metalli:
- a CDS encoding ATP-binding protein: protein MTQGIPTDELCTLGDLRLGRFRKVKSLLMLTYVALEGPTPRRDLRTLLWPNARQPESSLRVALYVLREAVPGALDGEERLETAMPCDAVTLLTLRGLDALDAYTGPFLGGVTLGDVSGELEDWIEGWRTRLARHVQGEALTVAETADPARAEALAERAYRLPGAPPAEPDLLRRLLALTLPGSALEGELRTELHGLTGPDDVPAPGAARTGRMLGRAAPLDALLAWAARPGGAVAAVSGPGGIGKSTLSRELLRELTRSGRNAVLVDAEGARSSADLLPRLAAARAPGQAVQGTWAGLAPLLGDAPVVLLDGVDDLDDLGTLLLTLRRDLPDVRWVLSGRRRRLGQLGQADTVDTLALTLSGLDVPPPDADLPEIAASSAVALFLREAGRVRRDFALTPGNAGVIGSLTRRLLGHPLALTLAASWLRVEALDDVYARVLAEAATLSSPGGDHDGRRGLMLVAQRSWDLLSAGERDAALRVGVCPDFDPADAPALGVSGTDLDALLTHSFLETYRPGSERLRVYPALTGLLNAQAHAHPDLTRAARQAHAAHYLTWFAAQAPESPPVDEERGNLRVAMSTALEGGTLKTSTVDHLLAHYDRRGLLGSGTDVFAALADEAEDAGATADVQAATQIACMWLAYRAGRLLDAQTLAARFLQGPLAGDPASRMKVLNTLGSVRAQQGQYQASVDLSRQALALAEQLDDRMRVAGYRMNVLTYLSYLGNVAEIEQGIAALEADLAGMPFVWALNIRRMMLDVRLYLPEEDLYNLHRETADLLAASTRARDTKLAVGLLIGQARIELRLGQLRDAQATLAQLDEILTHSEGVEGETERLLIQTELLYARGRTPQARRTATVALQSSIQKGNPWDIIELFLIVAGDLRGQAPAHVVVTLNTIAHDGNVHFDQRRRAQLAGGSNSGPGSLLSVSSLQAWLQEQLDRL from the coding sequence GGCATTCCCACCGACGAGCTCTGCACCCTGGGCGACCTGCGCCTGGGCAGGTTCCGCAAGGTCAAGAGCCTGCTGATGCTGACGTATGTGGCGCTGGAAGGCCCCACGCCCCGCCGCGACCTGCGCACGCTGCTGTGGCCGAACGCGCGGCAGCCGGAATCCAGCCTGCGCGTCGCGCTGTACGTGCTGCGCGAGGCCGTACCCGGCGCCCTGGACGGCGAGGAGCGCCTGGAGACGGCCATGCCCTGCGACGCCGTGACGCTCCTGACGCTGCGCGGGCTGGACGCGCTGGACGCCTACACCGGCCCCTTCCTGGGCGGCGTGACGCTGGGCGACGTGTCCGGCGAACTGGAGGACTGGATCGAGGGCTGGCGCACCCGCCTGGCCCGGCACGTGCAGGGCGAGGCGCTCACCGTGGCCGAGACCGCGGACCCCGCCCGCGCCGAGGCCCTCGCGGAGCGCGCGTACCGCCTGCCGGGCGCGCCGCCGGCCGAGCCGGACCTGCTGCGCCGCCTGCTGGCCCTGACCCTGCCGGGCAGCGCCCTGGAGGGAGAGCTGCGCACCGAACTACACGGCCTGACCGGCCCGGACGACGTGCCCGCGCCCGGCGCGGCCCGCACCGGCCGCATGCTGGGCCGCGCCGCGCCGCTGGACGCCCTGCTGGCCTGGGCCGCGAGGCCGGGCGGCGCGGTCGCGGCGGTGAGCGGCCCCGGCGGGATCGGCAAGAGCACCCTGAGCCGTGAGCTGCTCCGAGAGCTGACCCGCAGCGGCCGCAATGCCGTGCTGGTGGACGCCGAGGGGGCACGCAGCAGCGCCGACCTGCTGCCCCGTCTGGCCGCCGCCCGCGCGCCCGGCCAGGCCGTGCAGGGCACCTGGGCGGGCCTGGCCCCGCTGCTGGGTGACGCGCCCGTGGTGCTGCTCGACGGCGTGGACGACCTCGACGACCTGGGAACGCTGCTGCTCACGCTGCGGCGCGACCTGCCGGACGTGCGCTGGGTGCTCAGCGGCCGCCGGCGCCGCCTGGGGCAACTCGGCCAGGCCGACACGGTGGACACCCTGGCCCTGACGCTCAGCGGCCTGGACGTGCCCCCGCCCGACGCGGACCTGCCGGAGATCGCCGCGAGCAGCGCCGTGGCCCTGTTCCTGCGCGAGGCCGGCCGCGTGCGCCGGGACTTCGCCCTGACACCCGGCAACGCGGGCGTGATCGGCAGCCTGACCCGCCGCCTGCTGGGCCACCCGCTGGCCCTGACGCTGGCCGCGTCGTGGCTGCGCGTGGAGGCGCTGGACGACGTGTATGCCCGCGTGCTGGCCGAGGCCGCGACCCTCAGCAGTCCCGGCGGCGACCACGACGGCCGCCGGGGCCTGATGCTGGTCGCCCAGCGTTCGTGGGACCTGCTGAGCGCGGGCGAGCGTGACGCCGCCCTGCGCGTGGGCGTATGCCCCGACTTCGATCCGGCCGATGCCCCCGCCCTGGGGGTGTCGGGGACCGACCTGGACGCCCTGCTGACCCACTCGTTCCTGGAAACGTACCGGCCAGGCAGCGAGCGTCTGCGCGTGTACCCCGCCCTGACGGGACTGCTCAACGCCCAGGCCCACGCGCACCCGGACCTGACCCGCGCTGCCCGACAGGCCCACGCCGCGCATTACCTCACGTGGTTCGCCGCGCAGGCTCCGGAAAGCCCACCGGTGGACGAGGAGCGCGGCAACCTGCGCGTGGCCATGTCCACCGCCCTGGAGGGCGGCACCCTGAAGACCAGCACGGTGGATCACCTGCTCGCGCACTACGACCGGCGCGGCCTGCTGGGCAGCGGCACCGACGTCTTCGCCGCCCTGGCCGACGAGGCCGAGGACGCCGGGGCGACCGCCGATGTGCAGGCCGCCACACAGATCGCGTGCATGTGGCTGGCGTACCGCGCCGGCCGGCTGCTGGACGCGCAGACGCTGGCCGCGCGTTTTCTCCAGGGACCGCTGGCGGGCGACCCGGCCAGCCGCATGAAGGTGCTGAATACGCTGGGGAGCGTGCGAGCCCAGCAGGGCCAGTACCAGGCATCTGTGGACCTCAGCCGGCAGGCGTTGGCGTTGGCGGAGCAACTGGATGACCGCATGCGGGTGGCGGGCTACCGGATGAACGTGTTGACCTATCTGAGCTATCTGGGGAATGTTGCGGAGATTGAGCAGGGTATTGCTGCTCTCGAAGCGGATCTTGCAGGAATGCCGTTTGTCTGGGCTTTGAACATACGGCGAATGATGTTGGATGTCCGCTTGTACCTGCCGGAGGAAGATCTGTACAACCTACACCGGGAAACTGCCGATCTGCTGGCCGCCAGTACACGAGCGAGAGATACGAAGCTCGCTGTCGGGCTGTTGATCGGCCAGGCGCGAATCGAACTCCGTCTGGGGCAACTTCGTGATGCCCAGGCGACCCTGGCACAACTCGACGAAATCCTCACACATTCGGAGGGTGTCGAGGGTGAGACCGAACGGCTGCTGATCCAGACGGAGCTGCTCTATGCCAGAGGCCGAACGCCACAGGCACGCCGTACAGCGACCGTAGCGCTCCAGTCCAGCATTCAGAAAGGCAATCCCTGGGACATTATCGAACTCTTCCTGATCGTCGCCGGTGATCTCCGAGGCCAGGCACCAGCGCATGTCGTTGTCACACTCAACACCATCGCACACGACGGAAATGTCCACTTCGATCAGCGGCGGCGGGCGCAGCTGGCGGGCGGCAGCAATT